A genome region from Cryptosporidium parvum Iowa II chromosome 8, whole genome shotgun sequence includes the following:
- a CDS encoding KRE33p like superfamily I ATPAse fused to an acetylase (transcripts identified by EST) yields MKKLVDSRLKLLLEECREKRVRCMFMIVGDNSRYQICNLYYILSNIHSKKPSVLWCYKKELGFSSHKKVRQKQRNKKAKQGKIDEQLEDPFELFVTNAEIRYCYYKDSHSILGRTFGMCILQDFEAITPNILCRTIETVSGGGVICITLQTMSSLRNLYETAMDFHGKLKCNEDLYSGSIISRFIPRFILSLSSCNNCVVVDDELNVLPISSHILEMKTSKNKEIDSVGEKSNGFLKSIGSNALLCKKTPEHIQLEENVKDTEIGKVISNCITFDQAQTVLKMAEIIIQKNMNAIISLTAGRGRGKSAALGLSLACAVSQGFSNIFITAPSAENVLTVFEFIEIGLQSLGYLEHKHFELVRSKTIDSRVGGDFSHSVSRLIRVNIFKDHRQTIQYIKPEDYHLVSQAEIVVMDEAAAIPLPIVKKFLGNHLFIFSSTINGYEGTGRALSLKLINDLKKKSLNNNENLPISSNTNNQSDYSVNSFSELNLEEPIRYGRKDPIESWLHNLLCLDSTNPPLFSGVDISKDIGSPSKSLSKTLAPPSLCTLYHVDRDALFSYHSASEKFLHNLMSLFVSSHYKNTPNDLMLLSDAPTHRIFVLLPPFDPNTKSIPPILVAIQVAVEGSITSEHIKASLSRGLRPSGDLIPWTLCNHLARDDFGKLTGLRIVRIATHPSAQRMGYGTYAIKQLINKLENLRESNQGLYSDPIEHIQMGDLPKSQVKIRKEIVPSIRENNNHNSSDLRSEVIERSKEIPPLLEPIEDIQYILKETERIDYIGTAFGITSELLKFWSKLGFLPVYIRQQVSEVTGEHSAILLRSIGDCWLSSFVQDFSSRTIQYVSSPQFKQMPVPLALSLTMSYKNLISKKDTIPSSESCSNQDLTQLKPILNERNLHCFLTDNDCVRLTRYARQMADYSSISDLVPIISQLYFENRISNVSISFLQSAVLLGLGSQRKSIDELSSELSTPSTQLLALFNKAIYKINSHIHNLYLAANSKEDIANEDHSSNINHQSKSELNILSDDNYLQTESKDGTQGSNCKRSLDSNGNKNKKKKKYDSSSS; encoded by the coding sequence ATGAAAAAGTTAGTGGACAGCAGATTAAAACTGCTATTGGAAGAATGCAGGGAGAAGAGAGTTAGATGTATGTTTATGATAGTTGGTGATAACAGCAGGTACCAGATTtgtaatttatattatatctTAAGTAATATTCATTCAAAGAAGCCTTCAGTATTATGGTGTTATAAGAAGGAATTGGGATTTAGTAGTCATAAAAAGGTCAGGCAGAAGCAAAGAAATAAGAAGGCAAAGCAGGGAAAAATAGATGAACAATTAGAGGATCCATTTGAGCTTTTTGTTACAAATGCAGAAATTAgatattgttattataaAGACAGTCATAGTATTTTAGGTAGAACTTTTGGAATGTGTATACTTCAGGATTTTGAGGCAATTactccaaatattttatgCAGAACAATTGAAACAGTTTCTGGGGGAGGTGTGATTTGTATTACCCTTCAAACAATGTCGTCTTTAAGGAATTTATATGAAACTGCAATGGATTTTCATGGAAAGTTGAAGTGTAATGAAGATTTATATTCAGGGAGTATTATTTCAAGATTTATTCCCAgatttattctttctttatcttCTTGCAATAACTGCGTTGTAGTTGACGATGAGTTGAATGTACTTCCAATTTCTAGCCATATCTTGGAGATGAAAAcatctaaaaataaagaaattgattctGTTGGGGAAAAAAGCAATGGATTCCTGAAATCTATAGGTAGTAATGCATTATTATGTAAGAAAACTCCAGAACACATTCAATTGGAGGAGAATGTTAAGGATACTGAGATTGGTAAAGTTATTTCTAATTGTATCACTTTTGATCAAGCTCAAACAGTTCTTAAAATGGCTGAAATTATaatccaaaaaaatatgaatgCAATCATTTCTTTAACAGCTGgaagaggaagaggaaAGTCTGCAGCATTAGGACTTTCTCTTGCATGCGCAGTTTCTCAAGGATTTAGTAACATATTTATCACAGCTCCTTCAGCTGAAAATGTATTAAcagtttttgaatttattgagATTGGGCTTCAAAGCCTTGGATATCTTGAACATAAGCATTTTGAACTTGTTAGATCTAAAACAATAGACTCCAGAGTTGGAGGGGATTTCTCTCATTCAGTTTCCAGGCTTATTCgagtaaatatatttaaggACCATAGACAAACTATTCAGTATATTAAACCAGAAGATTACCACCTAGTTTCCCAAGCTGAGATAGTTGTAATGGACGAAGCTGCTGCTATACCACTTCCAATTGTTAAAAAGTTCCTTGGAAATCATTTGTTCATCTTTTCATCAACTATTAATGGATACGAGGGTACCGGTAGAGCTCTTTCTCTTAAACTTATTAATGATcttaaaaagaaatcattaaataataatgaaaatttacCCATTAGCTCTAATACAAACAATCAGTCTGATTATTCTGTGAATTCATTCTCTGAGCTTAATTTAGAAGAGCCTATAAGATATGGAAGAAAAGATCCCATTGAGTCTTGGCTACACAATCTTCTATGTTTGGACTCTACAAATCCTCCTCTCTTTTCTGGGGTAGATATTTCTAAAGATATTGGATCTCCTTCTAAATCTCTCTCCAAGACTTTGGCACCTCCATCTTTATGCACCTTATATCATGTTGATAGGGATGCATTATTTTCTTATCATTCAGCCAGCGAAAAATTCCTTCATAATTTAATGTCTTTATTTGTTTCTTCACATTATAAAAATACCCCAAATGACTTGATGCTTCTTTCAGATGCTCCAACACATAGAATATTTGTGTTATTGCCTCCATTTGACCCAAATACTAAAAGTATCCCACCAATTCTTGTTGCAATTCAAGTTGCTGTTGAAGGTTCAATAACATCTGAACATATTAAAGCCTCTCTTTCTAGAGGATTAAGACCTTCTGGAGATCTTATTCCGTGGACATTATGCAATCATCTTGCTAGAGATGATTTTGGAAAGTTAACTGGGCTTAGAATTGTAAGGATAGCTACTCACCCTTCAGCTCAAAGAATGGGATATGGTACTTATGCCATTAAACAACTCATCAACAAGCTGGAAAATCTTCGTGAAAGTAATCAAGGCTTATATTCTGACCCTATTGAACATATACAAATGGGAGATTTACCGAAGTCTCAAGTAAAAATACGAAAGGAAATTGTTCCTTCTATtagagaaaataataatcataattCTTCGGATCTTAGAAGTGAGGTAATAGAAAGGTCAAAAGAAATTCCACCCTTGTTAGAACCTATTGAAGATATCCAATATATTCTTAAAGAAACTGAACGTATTGACTATATTGGAACAGCCTTTGGTATTACTTCTGAACTTCTTAAATTCTGGTCAAAATTGGGATTCTTACCTGTATATATTAGACAACAAGTCAGTGAAGTAACTGGAGAGCATTCTGCTATTTTACTTAGATCTATTGGAGATTGTTGGCTATCTTCATTTGTTCAGGATTTCTCATCAAGAACTATTCAATATGTATCATCTCCTCAGTTCAAGCAAATGCCTGTTCCTCTTGCACTTTCTCTTACTATGTCTTATAAGAAtcttatttcaaaaaaagacACAATTCCATCTTCTGAGTCATGCTCTAATCAAGATCTCACTCAATTGAAGCCTATTTTGAATGAAAGAAATTTGCATTGCTTTTTAACTGATAATGATTGCGTTCGTCTTACAAGATATGCAAGACAAATGGCTGATTATTCTTCCATTTCTGACTTAGTTCCAATCATAAGTCAGCTTTATTTCGAAAATAGGATTTCAAATGTATCTATCTCTTTCTTACAATCAGCAGTTTTGCTTGGACTTGGATCTCAAAGAAAAAGTATTGATGAACTTTCTTCAGAGCTATCCACACCTTCTACTCAACTTCTTGcattattcaataaagcCATTTACAAGATTAATTCCCATATtcataatttatatttggcAGCTAATAGTAAAGAAGATATTGCAAATGAAGATCattcttctaatattaatcacCAATCTAAATCAGAATTGAATATTCTTTCTgatgataattatttacaaaCTGAATCAAAGGATGGCACTCAAGGTTCCAATTGTAAAAGGAGTTTGGATTCCAATggtaataaaaataagaagaagaagaagtaTGACTCTAGCTCTTCTTAA
- a CDS encoding span like RimI family protein amino acetyltransferase yields MTTISSAFPPELKNPAKCSRVHDVYQGWKHENPTKNPIIDFRRVIPEDVAQLEELHKELFPIVYDKQFYEGIASGITHGWVAVWRLRESLESSYFESDELIIGFVTTSQDCRIIKDNDYKHVIKSIPEPFLLQELREKIQDESFEISPSPFGVNVYKYLVYILTMGVVEEFRFLGIAKQLLNTVIGYYQKFSPTVNALFLHVVDYNSSAINLYRRLKFEEILHWNNFYKILDGFYGSYLFSYNYDRSDSTNLFDSYIDIGSNFQADQRRKYGLFNYINKFISNSSKLPKN; encoded by the coding sequence atgacTACTATATCTTCAGCCTTTCCTCCAGAACTTAAGAATCCAGCTAAATGCAGTAGAGTCCACGATGTTTACCAGGGTTGGAAACATGAAAACCCTACAAAGAATccaattattgattttagAAGAGTAATTCCTGAGGATGTTGCTCAGCTCGAAGAGCTTCATAAGGAGCTCTTTCCAATAGTTTACGATAAACAATTTTACGAAGGCATTGCTTCTGGAATAACTCACGGCTGGGTAGCTGTTTGGAGGCTTAGAGAGAGTTTAGAATCCAGTTATTTTGAAAGCGATGAGTTGATTATCGGATTTGTTACAACTTCTCAAGATTgtagaattattaaagataatgATTATAAGCATGTGATTAAGAGTATACCTGAAccatttttattacaaGAGTTACGTGAGAAAATTCAAGATGAAAGTTTTGAAATTAGTCCATCTCCATTTGGGGTGAATGTTTACAAATATCTGGTTTATATTTTAACAATGGGAGTAGTCGAAGAGTTCAGGTTTCTTGGGATTGCCAAACAACTTTTAAATACTGTAATAGGATATTATCAGAAATTCAGCCCAACAGTTAATGCATTATTTCTTCATGTTGTTGATTATAATTCAAGCGCAATTAACTTGTATAGACGTcttaaatttgaagaaattctCCATTGGAATAACTTTTACAAAATCTTGGACGGATTTTATGGCTCTTATCTCTTTTCCTACAATTATGATCGATCAGATTCTACAAATTTGTTTGATAGTTACATTGATATTGGTTCCAATTTCCAAGCTGATCAAAGAAGGAAATATGGcctttttaattatattaataagttCATTTCTAATTCATCCAAACTCCCTAAGAATTAG
- a CDS encoding OGG1 like 8-oxoguanine DNA glycosylase involved in DNA repair, whose protein sequence is ILMNQIKFESLNVPREELRISKCLPAGQSFSWRKVSKDSFVGILGHRVFQLKELENDTLYRCLYDGCSKVIKDEELDDYDDQEIENIPLKKNKVIKDEKNILIPNIDDDLCKRETSIKLSIFYCCNSTPNEHIRHYLNLDFNWENESKMAELEQPIHSLSEAYMNWNEADPCISSSPKGIRLLNIDPIEALFVGVITANNNISRITSIVKNMRKNLGTFLCNISDSEIVSCNETDESELDIDYHYFSFPTSLQIFNNASEEMLREKCGVGYRAKSIISISKELNQKFESDRVFVDYIKSLDYSNATLYLQKFHGIGQKVADFVLLSGFGFSAAVPVDTHILKYICKHVKFLNNTSLSKNKYVMGAQFFRDKFRLLPGWAQLVLFSSSVLK, encoded by the coding sequence atattaatgaatcaaataaagtTTGAGAGCTTGAATGTTCCTAGGGAAGAATTAAGAATCTCAAAATGTTTACCAGCTGGTCAGTCTTTTTCTTGGAGAAAAGTCTCAAAAGATTCATTTGTTGGAATTCTTGGACATAGAGTATTCCAGCTTAAAGAGCTTGAAAATGATACACTTTACAGGTGCCTTTACGATGGATGTAGCAAAGTAATCAAAGATGAGGAATTGGATGATTATGATGATCAAGAAATTGAGAATATTccattaaagaagaataaggtaataaaagatgaaaagaatatattaataccAAATATAGACGATGATTTATGTAAGAGGGAGacttcaattaaattatcgATATTTTACTGCTGCAATTCAACTCCAAATGAACATATCAGACATTATTTGAACCTTGATTTCAATTGGgaaaatgaatcaaaaatGGCAGAACTAGAACAACCAATACACTCACTTTCTGAAGCTTACATGAACTGGAATGAGGCTGATCCTTGTATATCATCTTCTCCTAAAGGGATTAGacttttaaatattgatcCAATTGAAGCTCTCTTTGTTGGAGTTATTACtgcaaataataatatatcaaGAATCACTTCAATAGTCAAAAACATGAGAAAAAATCTTGGAACATTTTTGTGTAACATTAGTGATTCTGAAATAGTTTCCTGCAATGAAACTGATGAGAGTGAATTAGATATAGATTAccattatttttcatttccaACATCCTTACAAATCTTCAATAACGCTTCAGAAGAAATGCTCAGAGAAAAGTGTGGAGTAGGATATCGTGCCAAGAGTATTATCTCCATAtcaaaagaattgaatcaaaaatttgaaagCGATAGGGTATTTGTTGACTATATTAAGTCTTTGGATTATTCGAATGCAACATTATATCTTCAAAAGTTCCATGGAATCGGTCAAAAAGTTGCAGATTTTGTTCTTTTGTCTGGATTTGGTTTTTCTGCTGCTGTTCCTGTAGATACTCACATcctcaaatatatttgtaaaCACGttaaatttcttaataatacttCACTTAGCAAAAACAAATACGTAATGGGTGCTCAATTTTTTAGAGACAAATTTCGTCTGCTTCCTGGATGGGCCCAACTTGTTTTATTTAGTTCCTCAGTTTTGAAGTAa
- a CDS encoding TATA-box factor binding protein (transcripts identified by EST), with product MSDDILSSLFDPPSTPSSGSRSTSASFLYDMELMPDKSVVNEKIIEASNSIIESSNEIVDLTIRNESITPEIQNIIASVHLQCELDLRMIAISARNAEYNPKKVNAVVMRLRDPKCTGLLFRSGRLMITGARLENDAKLGGKKMAKICQKSGFPKVKFTNFKMENIIATADCKFPIRLEGLAYDHRDFCNYEPELFPGLVYRYHPDNSPTKAVLLLFVSGKVIVTGCKNYQEICNVFDNIYPVLCQYRK from the coding sequence atgagtgATGACATACTAAGTTCACTATTTGATCCTCCTTCGACTCCTTCATCAGGCTCTAGATCTACCTCAGCATCTTTTCTATATGATATGGAATTGATGCCTGACAAGAGCGTAGTGAATGAGAAGATTATTGAAGCATCTAATAGTATTATAGAAAGCTCAAATGAAATTGTGGATTTAACAATTAGAAATGAGAGTATAACACCTGAGATTCAGAATATTATTGCAAGTGTTCATTTGCAGTGTGAGTTGGATTTAAGGATGATTGCCATTAGTGCTAGAAATGCAGAGTATAATCCTAAAAAGGTGAATGCAGTTGTAATGAGATTAAGAGACCCTAAATGTACAGGCTTACTATTTAGAAGTGGGAGACTAATGATAACTGGAGCAAGGCTAGAAAATGATGCTAAATTAGGTGGAAAGAAAATGGCTAAAATTTGTCAAAAGAGTGGATTTCCAAAGGTAAAGTTTACAAATTTCAAGATGGAAAACATTATAGCAACAGCAGATTGTAAGTTCCCAATAAGGTTAGAAGGTTTGGCTTATGACCACAGAGACTTTTGTAATTATGAACCAGAATTATTTCCTGGTTTAGTTTATCGTTACCACCCAGATAACTCACCAACTAAAGCTGTTTTGCTATTGTTTGTTTCCGGTAAAGTAATTGTGACTGGTTGTAAGAATTATCAGGAAATCTGTAAtgtttttgataatatctACCCTGTTCTTTGTCAATACAGAAAGTAA
- a CDS encoding POZ domain protein, related to tetramerization domain of K channel: EIIIKMDEKRIKLNVGGIFYETTNTTLLSVNGDSNYFSAYLSRTENSYNTNLQSEEVIELFIDRNGFLFQYILDYLRTGTIVAIPNKDHIIRGLLIEADFYLLESLCSILSNKLLEQSMEKLNSNINLIASQSQSQSQSQSQSQNQSQCQIQSQFQSQCQSQLQSQSQSQIYNQSQTNMSDISEFNAPMINDIVKKEYLYNSHFINSIYSHYYDTENNSLKENENNTEKNYLKFEFSLDEDF; this comes from the coding sequence gaaattattataaaaatggatgagaaaagaattaaattaaatgtGGGAGGAATTTTCTATGAGACAACAAATACTACTTTACTAAGTGTAAATGGCGATTCAAATTACTTTTCTGCATATTTATCAAGAACAGAAAACAGttataatacaaatttacAAAGTGAAGAAGTTATTGAATTGTTTATTGATAGAAATGGGtttctatttcaatatattttagaCTATCTAAGAACTGGAACAATTGTAGCTATACCGAATAAAGACCATATAATTAGGGGTTTATTAATTGAGGCAGATTTTTACCTCTTGGAGTCCTTATGTTCtattctttcaaataaacTACTTGAACAAAGTATGGAAAAGTTAaactcaaatattaatttgattgCAAGCCAAAGCCAAAGTCAAAGCCAAAGTCAAAGTCAAAGTCAGAACCAAAGCCAATGCCAAATTCAAAGCCAATTCCAAAGCCAATGCCAAAGCCAATTGCAAAGTCAAAGCCAAAGTCAAATATATAACCAAAGTCAAACAAATATGTCCGATATTTCAGAGTTTAATGCGCCAATGATAAATGATATCGTgaagaaagaatatttatataattcaCATTTTATAAATAGTATATATTCTCATTATTATGATacagaaaataattctttaaagGAAAATGAGAACAACACAGAAAAGAACTATTTAAAGTTCgaattttctttagatgaggatttttaa